A window from Citrus sinensis cultivar Valencia sweet orange chromosome 3, DVS_A1.0, whole genome shotgun sequence encodes these proteins:
- the LOC102622577 gene encoding uncharacterized protein LOC102622577, whose product MAKKLVQYSVVDAFTDSAFKGNPAAVCLLEEDRDEEWLQAVASEFNISETCYLTRLTDAESPNPRFRLRWFTPVAEMELCGHATLAAAHTLFSTDLVNSNTVEFATLSGILTAKKVPYVKTMNDSNSQNGEAQECYFIELDFPAAPTADLNFSEVSLILKALGVSSVVDMKITTTCEDIFVVLPSAKSVADLQPKFDEMKKCPGRRGIIVSGLASPESGFDFYSRFFCPKFGVNEDPVCGSAYCALATYWRQKLGKCDFVAYAASPRSGILNIHLDEQNQRVQLRGKAITVMQGSLLV is encoded by the exons ATGGCCAAGAAGCTCGTACAATACTCTGTG GTGGATGCTTTTACTGACTCAGCTTTCAAGGGGAACCCGGCAGCGGTTTGTTTGTTAGAGGAAGATAGAGATGAAGAATGGCTACAAGCTGTGGCTTCTGAGTTCAATATCTCCGAGACCTGTTACTTGACTCGCCTTACTGATGCTGAATCGCCTAATCCGAGGTTCCGTCTTAGATGGTTCACTCCTGTTGCTGAG ATGGAACTTTGTGGGCATGCAACATTAGCAGCTGCGCACACGCTCTTTTCGACAGATTTGGTAAACTCCAACACAGTTGAATTTGCCACACTGTCTGGCATTCTAACAGCCAAAAAGGTCCCATATGTTAAGACAATGAATGACTCTAATTCTCAGAATGGTGAAGCACAAGAGTgctattttattgaattggaTTTTCCTGCTGCTCCAACTGCTGACTTAAATTTTTCTGAGGTTTCATTAATTCTCAAGGCTTTGGGTGTCTCCTCAGTCGTGGATATGAAGATAACAACTACCTGTGAAGACATCttt GTGGTGCTCCCATCAGCAAAATCTGTTGCAGACTTGCAGCCAAAGtttgatgaaatgaaaaaatgtcCTGGAAGAAGAGGCATAATTGTTTCAGGGCTTGCTTCCCCAGAGTctggatttgatttttatagCCGATTCTTCTGCCCTAAATTTGGTGTCAATGAG GATCCTGTTTGTGGGAGCGCATATTGTGCTTTGGCAACCTATTGGAGACAAAAGCTTGGAAAGTGTGATTTTGTGGCATATGCG GCATCACCTAGAAGTGGGATCTTGAACATTCATTTGGATGAGCAGAATCAGAGAGTGCAGCTGCGAGGGAAAGCTATTACTGTGATGCAAGGCTCTCTTTTAGTTTAG
- the LOC102621287 gene encoding uncharacterized protein LOC102621287 isoform X3 has product MATPDIMEREQDLLLSPPLLDPSKAGEGAKSRGMSIEKKIEFLESLTGNVSNRRSRRWLNDRLLMELVPRLDADEIRGLFAPPPWGDKVPPSPFCMTNYGEWDKFRNIDMDKEANIIKALNGSTLKRKCHVDTDKIAVLNAWRRIDCRTRDAFRRSYLPELIEGFEVCIRAFIEESKDADELVLRVQDSFHRLLLHGVCEFYNLVTGTVT; this is encoded by the exons atGGCGACTCCGGACATTATGGAGAGAGAGCAAGACTTACTTCTTTCGCCTCCTCTCCTTGATCCCAGCAaag CAGGAGAGGGTGCGAAGTCACGTGGGATGTCGATCGAAAAGAAAATCGAATTTCTAGAGAGCTTAACCGGAAAT GTTAGCAATCGACGGTCTCGAAGGTGGTTAAATGATCGTTTGTTGATGGAACTTGTTCCACGGTTAGATGCCGATGAAATTAGAGGCTTGTTTGCTCCACCACCTTGGG GTGACAAAGTGCCGCCATCACCATTTTGTATGACTAACTATGGAGAGTGGGACAAATTCAGGAATATAGACATGGATAAAGAG GCTAATATCATTAAAGCCTTAAATGGTTCGACCCTGAAGAGGAAATGTCATGTTGACACTGATAAGATAGCTGTCTTGAATGCATGGCGCAGAATCGATTGTCGAACAAGAGATGCATTTCGCCGTAGCTATCTTCCAGAACTTATTGAGGGCTTCGAG GTTTGCATACGAGCCTTCATTGAGGAGAGCAAAGATGCAGATGAGCTTGTGCTACGAGTTCAAGATTCATTTCATAGGTTGTTGCTGCATGGTGTCTGTGAG TTCTATAATTTGGTCACCGGTACAGTTACGTGA
- the LOC102621287 gene encoding uncharacterized protein LOC102621287 isoform X2, translating to MATPDIMEREQDLLLSPPLLDPSKGEGAKSRGMSIEKKIEFLESLTGNVSNRRSRRWLNDRLLMELVPRLDADEIRGLFAPPPWGDKVPPSPFCMTNYGEWDKFRNIDMDKEANIIKALNGSTLKRKCHVDTDKIAVLNAWRRIDCRTRDAFRRSYLPELIEGFEVCIRAFIEESKDADELVLRVQDSFHRLLLHGVCEFYNLVSVTVTESKDEESLKMTRIKKKKKGSAEIPRITLSQFLRLSKEGIW from the exons atGGCGACTCCGGACATTATGGAGAGAGAGCAAGACTTACTTCTTTCGCCTCCTCTCCTTGATCCCAGCAaag GAGAGGGTGCGAAGTCACGTGGGATGTCGATCGAAAAGAAAATCGAATTTCTAGAGAGCTTAACCGGAAAT GTTAGCAATCGACGGTCTCGAAGGTGGTTAAATGATCGTTTGTTGATGGAACTTGTTCCACGGTTAGATGCCGATGAAATTAGAGGCTTGTTTGCTCCACCACCTTGGG GTGACAAAGTGCCGCCATCACCATTTTGTATGACTAACTATGGAGAGTGGGACAAATTCAGGAATATAGACATGGATAAAGAG GCTAATATCATTAAAGCCTTAAATGGTTCGACCCTGAAGAGGAAATGTCATGTTGACACTGATAAGATAGCTGTCTTGAATGCATGGCGCAGAATCGATTGTCGAACAAGAGATGCATTTCGCCGTAGCTATCTTCCAGAACTTATTGAGGGCTTCGAG GTTTGCATACGAGCCTTCATTGAGGAGAGCAAAGATGCAGATGAGCTTGTGCTACGAGTTCAAGATTCATTTCATAGGTTGTTGCTGCATGGTGTCTGTGAG TTCTATAATTTGGTCTCAGTAACAGTTACAGAATCAAAGGATGAGGAATCTTTGAAAATGACAAGgattaagaagaagaaaaaaggttCAGCCGAGATCCCCCGCATTACCCTTTCGCAGTTTCTAAGACTGTCCAAGGAAGGGATTTGGTAA
- the LOC102621977 gene encoding uncharacterized protein LOC102621977 — protein MEGQSDQQKFQWLMSSNFDGNANDESHGPGYDLNQPFVAEAGWDGNQHNSLPLPQWPYSWKAPRSYIDLIAESSTFLENATGADMLECITSPVGGAHSVYGGSEIQRELLFNNLGNPCGHTPPYGDSEIQKDLLFNNLGNACGHAPAYPFFDLDVSKVRFQNPYDVVESQNSNFMFFPQQILSQVDANISHQNQTLWRQEPYEECNVSQLYPRVTVAPSIYLSKQRSRVSKQRASASYRASRIPFSAIAEANVSTPVLNGPTNMTRRAERIRASQELLPHSVEGGHAAVVDDTIDYIKFLQSRVKEPSQSGFECQPTSDPFVFLEGYGHYILNEQNTNEPFEEMVAELPKMNPSAARQLLENSGLYLI, from the exons ATGGAAGGACAAAGTGATCAGCAGAAATTTCAGTGGTTGAtgtcatcaaattttgatggGAATGCCAATGATGAGTCTCATGGACCTGGATATGATCTAAACCAACCCTTTGTTGCGGAAGCTGGATGGGATGGGAACCAGCATAATTCTCTGCCTTTACCTCAGTGGCCATACAGCTGGAAAGCTCCTCGCAGCTACATTGATTTGATTGCAGAAAGTTCCACATTTCTTGAAAATGCTACTGGTGCAGATATGTTAGAGTGTATTACTTCACCTGTTGGTGGGGCTCACTCTGTTTATGGAGGCTCTGAAATCCAAAGAGAACTATTGTTCAACAATCTTGGGAACCCTTGCGGTCATACACCTCCTTATGGAGACTCTGAAATCCAGAAAGACCTATTGTTCAACAATCTTGGAAATGCCTGTGGTCATGCACCTGCTTATCCATTCTTCGACTTGGATGTTTCAAAG GTAAGATTTCAGAACCCATATGATGTTGTGGAATCACAAAACAGCAACTTTATGTTCTTCCCGCAGCAGATTCTTTCTCAG GTAGATGCCAATATCTCGCACCAGAATCAAACTTTATGGAGACAAGAACCATATGAAGAATGTAATGTGTCTCAACTTTATCCCAGGGTAACAGTTGCTCCATCTATTTACCTTTCCAAACAACGATCCAGGGTATCGAAACAAAGAGCCAGTGCATCTTATCGTGCAAGTAGAATACCCTTCTCAGCCATTGCAGAAGCTAATGTATCAACCCCTGTACTCAACGGACCAACAAATATG ACACGAAGAGCTGAAAGAATCAGAGCATCGCAAGAACTGCTTCCTCATTCTGTAGAG GGTGGTCATGCAGCTGTGGTGGATGATACCATTGACTACATCAAGTTTCTACAGTCACGAGTGAAG GAACCAAGTCAAAGCGGATTTGAATGCCAACCAACTTCAGATCCTTTCGTTTTCCTCGAG GGATATGGCCACTACATTCTCAATGAACAGAATACAAATGAACCATTTGAAGAGATGGTGGCAGAGTTGCCAAAGATGAATCCTTCAGCAGCACGTCAGTTGTTGGAGAACAGCGGCCTATACCTGATCTGA
- the LOC102621786 gene encoding uncharacterized protein LOC102621786, translating into MAKKLVQYYVVDAFTDSAFKGNPAAVCLLEEDRDEEWLQAVASEFNISETCYLTRLTDAESPNPRFRLRWFTTVAEVELCGHATLAAAHTLFSRGLVNSNIIEFATLSGILTAKKVPDVKAMNDSNSQKGEAQECYFIELDFPIVPTTDFNFSEVSLIHKALSVSSVMDMKITTTSEDIFVVLPSAKSVTDVEPQFDEIRKCPGSGIIVSGLAPPESGFDFYSRFFCPKFGINEDPVCGSAHCALATYWSQKLGKCDFVAYAASPRSGILNIHVDKQNQRVQLRGKAITVMEGSLLV; encoded by the exons ATGGCCAAGAAGCTCGTACAATACTATGTG GTGGATGCTTTTACTGACTCAGCTTTCAAGGGGAACCCGGCAGCGGTTTGTTTGTTAGAGGAAGATAGAGATGAAGAATGGCTACAAGCTGTGGCTTCTGAGTTCAATATCTCCGAGACCTGTTACTTGACTCGCCTTACTGATGCTGAATCTCCTAATCCGAGGTTCCGTCTTAGATGGTTCACTACTGTTGCTGAG GTTGAACTTTGTGGTCATGCAACATTAGCAGCTGCACACACTCTCTTTTCGAGAGGTTTGGTAAACTCCAACATAATTGAATTTGCCACACTGTCTGGAATTCTAACAGCCAAAAAAGTTCCAGATGTTAAGGCGATGAATGACTCTAATTCACAGAAAGGCGAAGCACAAGAGTgctattttattgaattggaTTTTCCTATAGTTCCAACtactgattttaatttttctgagGTTTCCTTAATTCACAAGGCTTTGAGTGTTTCTTCAGTCATGGATATGAAGATAACAACTACCTCAGAAGATAtcttt GTGGTGCTCCCATCGGCGAAATCTGTTACAGACGTGGAGCCACAGTTTGATGAAATACGAAAATGTCCTGGAAGCGGCATAATTGTTTCAGGGCTTGCTCCTCCAGAGTctggatttgatttttatagCCGATTCTTCTGCCCTAAATTTGGCATCAATGAG GATCCCGTTTGTGGGAGTGCACATTGTGCTTTGGCAACCTATTGGAGTCAAAAGCTTGGAAAGTGTGATTTTGTGGCTTACGCG GCATCACCAAGAAGTGGGATCTTGAACATTCATGTAGACAAGCAGAATCAGAGAGTGCAGCTGCGAGGAAAAGCTATTACTGTGATGGAAGGCTCTCTGTTAGTTTAG
- the LOC102621287 gene encoding uncharacterized protein LOC102621287 isoform X1: protein MATPDIMEREQDLLLSPPLLDPSKAGEGAKSRGMSIEKKIEFLESLTGNVSNRRSRRWLNDRLLMELVPRLDADEIRGLFAPPPWGDKVPPSPFCMTNYGEWDKFRNIDMDKEANIIKALNGSTLKRKCHVDTDKIAVLNAWRRIDCRTRDAFRRSYLPELIEGFEVCIRAFIEESKDADELVLRVQDSFHRLLLHGVCEFYNLVSVTVTESKDEESLKMTRIKKKKKGSAEIPRITLSQFLRLSKEGIW from the exons atGGCGACTCCGGACATTATGGAGAGAGAGCAAGACTTACTTCTTTCGCCTCCTCTCCTTGATCCCAGCAaag CAGGAGAGGGTGCGAAGTCACGTGGGATGTCGATCGAAAAGAAAATCGAATTTCTAGAGAGCTTAACCGGAAAT GTTAGCAATCGACGGTCTCGAAGGTGGTTAAATGATCGTTTGTTGATGGAACTTGTTCCACGGTTAGATGCCGATGAAATTAGAGGCTTGTTTGCTCCACCACCTTGGG GTGACAAAGTGCCGCCATCACCATTTTGTATGACTAACTATGGAGAGTGGGACAAATTCAGGAATATAGACATGGATAAAGAG GCTAATATCATTAAAGCCTTAAATGGTTCGACCCTGAAGAGGAAATGTCATGTTGACACTGATAAGATAGCTGTCTTGAATGCATGGCGCAGAATCGATTGTCGAACAAGAGATGCATTTCGCCGTAGCTATCTTCCAGAACTTATTGAGGGCTTCGAG GTTTGCATACGAGCCTTCATTGAGGAGAGCAAAGATGCAGATGAGCTTGTGCTACGAGTTCAAGATTCATTTCATAGGTTGTTGCTGCATGGTGTCTGTGAG TTCTATAATTTGGTCTCAGTAACAGTTACAGAATCAAAGGATGAGGAATCTTTGAAAATGACAAGgattaagaagaagaaaaaaggttCAGCCGAGATCCCCCGCATTACCCTTTCGCAGTTTCTAAGACTGTCCAAGGAAGGGATTTGGTAA